Proteins encoded within one genomic window of Pongo pygmaeus isolate AG05252 chromosome 6, NHGRI_mPonPyg2-v2.0_pri, whole genome shotgun sequence:
- the LOC129041535 gene encoding peptidyl-prolyl cis-trans isomerase A-like, with amino-acid sequence MVNHTMFFNVAVDSEPLDHVSFELFAEKFPKTAENIRALSTEEKGFGYKGPCFHRIIPGFMCQGGDFTCHNGTGGKSIYGEKFEDENFILKHTGPGILSMANSGPNTNCSQFFTCTAKTGWLDGKHVVFGKVKEGMNIVEAMEQFGSRNGKTSKKTTIADCGQFW; translated from the coding sequence ATGGTCAACCACACCATGTTCTTCAACGTTGCTGTCGACAGTGAGCCCTTGGACCACGTCTCCTTTGAGCTGTTTGCAGAAAAGTTTCCAAAGACAGCAGAAAACATTCGTGCTCTGAGCACTGAAGAGAAAGGATTTGGTTATAAGGGTCCCTGCTTTCACAGAATTATTCCAGGGTTTATGTGTCAGGGTGGTGACTTCACATGCCATAATGGCACTGGCGGCAAGTCCATCTACGGGGAGAAATTTGAAGATGAGAACTTTATCCTAAAGCATACAGGTCCTGGCATCTTGTCCATGGCAAATTCTGGACCCAACACAAACTGTTCCCAGTTTTTCACCTGCACTGCCAAGACGGGGTGGTTGGATGGCAAGCATGTAGTCTTTGGCAAAGTGAAAGAAGGCATGAATATTGTGGAGGCCATGGAGCAATTTGGGTCCAGGAATGGCAAGACCAGCAAGAAGACCACCATTGCTGACTGTGGACAGTTCTGGTAA